In one Sporomusa sphaeroides DSM 2875 genomic region, the following are encoded:
- a CDS encoding glycogen/starch/alpha-glucan phosphorylase, whose amino-acid sequence MFRTKEEFKAAFIERLETLFGEHLDDATLTDKYAALSTLIREIINKRWYKSNMQYRVSKDKQVYYFSMEFLLGRLLGSNLFNLGLTDLCREGLAELGIDLAELEAVEADAGLGNGGLGRLAACFLDSMASLQLPGHGNGIRYRHGMFEQKIVDGYQMELPDNWLRDGYVWEMRKASRAVTVKFGGTVRMEERAGRLVAIHENYEPVLAVPYDIPVVGANRNTVNTLRLWSAETNHFDFSSFSKGDFLKAVEQKYSMEATSQILYPDDNYPEGKVLRLKQQYFFVSAGLQSIVRRYKRTHGGTPADLAKIHEKIAIHINDTHPALAVPELMRILLDEEGLGWAEAWNATCKTISYTNHTILPEALEKWPVELVGRLLPRMYTLIREINERFCAALWEQYPGDWDKIRDMAIISEGYVHMAHLAVVGSHSVNGVAEVHSNILKQEVMANFHKFYPHRFNNKTNGVTHRRWLAKANPALADLISETIGQGWLDHPTELANLHRYGTDAAFQASVKAVKQANKERLAQYIKAKMNITVDTQSIFDVHVKRIHAYKRQTLNALHILDLYNRLKADPSLDIEPRTFIFAGKSAAGYYLAKRIIKFINTLAQVINNDPDIGGRIKVVFMENYSVSLAELIIPAADVSEQISTASREASGTGNMKFMMNGAVTIGTLDGANIEIHDEVGDDNIVIFGLTADEVLNYYKYGGYNVLDVYNSNPRLKQAVDQLINGFFPVSADEFDSIHHSLMRTNDEYFVLKDFAGYAAAQEKVGNLYRDQSRWQTMSINNIAFSGRFASDRTISEYAIGIWQIKPVVIREF is encoded by the coding sequence ATGTTCAGAACTAAAGAAGAATTTAAAGCAGCTTTTATCGAACGCCTGGAAACCCTGTTCGGAGAACATCTGGATGATGCCACGCTTACCGATAAATATGCAGCCCTCAGCACTTTGATACGGGAGATTATCAACAAACGCTGGTATAAATCCAATATGCAATATCGTGTCAGTAAAGATAAGCAGGTGTACTATTTTTCTATGGAATTTTTGCTGGGGCGGCTGCTTGGCAGTAATCTTTTCAATCTGGGGCTGACCGACCTATGCCGGGAAGGTTTGGCTGAATTAGGCATTGATTTGGCAGAATTGGAGGCTGTGGAAGCAGACGCCGGTTTGGGAAACGGTGGCCTGGGGCGCCTTGCCGCCTGTTTTCTTGATTCTATGGCTTCACTGCAGCTGCCTGGCCACGGCAACGGCATCCGTTACCGGCATGGCATGTTTGAACAAAAGATTGTCGATGGGTATCAAATGGAATTGCCGGATAACTGGCTGCGTGACGGCTATGTCTGGGAAATGCGCAAGGCCAGCCGGGCGGTAACTGTTAAATTCGGCGGTACTGTCCGGATGGAGGAACGGGCAGGAAGGCTTGTTGCCATTCATGAAAATTATGAACCGGTACTGGCTGTGCCTTATGATATACCGGTTGTCGGCGCTAACCGCAATACCGTCAATACCTTGCGGCTGTGGAGTGCCGAGACCAACCATTTTGATTTTTCCTCTTTCAGCAAAGGCGACTTTTTAAAAGCGGTGGAACAGAAGTATTCCATGGAAGCCACCTCGCAGATCCTGTACCCTGACGACAATTATCCGGAAGGCAAGGTGCTCAGGCTCAAACAGCAATATTTCTTCGTTTCTGCCGGTTTGCAGAGCATTGTCCGGCGGTATAAGCGCACCCATGGCGGAACGCCGGCCGATCTGGCCAAAATTCACGAAAAAATTGCCATCCATATCAATGACACCCACCCGGCGCTGGCCGTACCGGAGTTAATGCGCATTCTGCTGGATGAAGAGGGGTTAGGCTGGGCTGAGGCCTGGAATGCCACCTGCAAAACCATTTCCTACACCAATCATACGATTTTGCCTGAAGCGCTGGAGAAATGGCCGGTTGAACTGGTAGGACGCCTGCTGCCGCGCATGTATACGCTTATTCGCGAAATTAATGAGCGGTTTTGTGCCGCCCTGTGGGAGCAATACCCCGGTGATTGGGATAAAATCCGGGATATGGCCATCATCAGTGAAGGTTATGTGCATATGGCGCATTTGGCGGTTGTCGGCAGTCACAGTGTCAACGGTGTGGCTGAAGTGCACAGCAATATACTGAAACAAGAAGTTATGGCTAATTTTCATAAATTCTACCCCCATCGCTTTAATAATAAAACCAATGGGGTTACCCACCGCCGCTGGCTGGCTAAAGCCAATCCCGCACTGGCTGATCTTATTAGCGAAACCATCGGCCAAGGCTGGCTGGATCATCCCACTGAACTGGCAAATCTGCACCGTTATGGTACCGACGCGGCCTTCCAGGCAAGCGTTAAAGCCGTTAAACAAGCCAATAAGGAACGGCTGGCTCAGTATATTAAAGCTAAAATGAATATAACGGTTGACACTCAGTCTATTTTTGATGTGCATGTAAAGCGGATTCATGCGTATAAACGCCAGACATTAAATGCGCTCCATATTTTAGACTTATATAACCGCCTCAAGGCGGATCCCAGTCTGGATATTGAGCCGCGCACCTTTATTTTCGCCGGTAAGTCGGCAGCCGGGTATTATCTGGCCAAACGCATTATCAAGTTTATTAACACCCTGGCCCAGGTCATTAACAATGACCCGGATATTGGCGGTAGAATTAAGGTTGTCTTTATGGAAAACTACAGTGTATCGCTGGCTGAACTTATTATTCCGGCCGCCGATGTCAGTGAGCAGATATCAACAGCCAGCCGCGAGGCCTCCGGCACCGGTAATATGAAGTTTATGATGAACGGTGCGGTTACTATCGGTACGCTGGATGGTGCCAATATTGAGATTCATGATGAAGTTGGCGACGATAATATAGTTATTTTCGGGTTAACCGCCGACGAAGTCCTGAACTATTATAAATATGGCGGCTACAATGTGCTGGACGTATATAACAGCAACCCGCGCCTGAAGCAAGCGGTTGACCAGCTAATTAACGGCTTTTTCCCTGTTAGTGCCGATGAGTTTGACAGTATTCATCATTCTCTCATGCGTACCAATGATGAGTACTTTGTCTTAAAGGATTTTGCCGGTTATGCGGCAGCCCAGGAAAAGGTCGGCAATCTGTATCGCGATCAGAGCCGTTGGCAGACGATGTCCATAAATAATATTGCCTTTTCGGGCAGATTTGCCAGCGACCGCACAATTTCCGAATATGCTATTGGCATTTGGCAGATTAAGCCGGTTGTAATCAGGGAATTCTAA